The window CCCGAGATTCTCCCAAATGCGGTCCTTCAACGCCTCGAGGCCCTTCTCCTTCTCGGCGCTGATGAAGGTGACTTCCTCGGGGTCCAGATCGCGTTCTCGGAGTTGTTCGTCGACGGTTTCCTTGTAGTCGGGCTCGATCAGGTCGACCTTGTTGACGCAGGTGATCGAGGGAATGTACTCGCGGTTTTCCATGAGCCCGTCGACCAGCCGGTCGATGGTGACGTTCTCCTGGAGGTTGACGTCGGCGTTGACGTAGCCGTGTTCGCGGAGGACGTGCTTGATCGTCTCCTCGTCCAAATCCTGGTCGGTACTCGAGGTGATCTTGATGCCGTCCTTGATCTTCGGACGCACCGTTACCCGCGGCGGCTCCTGGTCGACGCGGATGTTGATGTCGTACAGTTCCTCCTGTAGGCGGTCGTACTGGTCGATTTCGAACACGGAGAGGACGAAGATGATCAGGTCGGCGTTGCGGACGACCGCCAGCACCTGCTGTCCGTCGCCCTTCCCCGTCGCTGCGCCCTCGATAAGGCCGGGAACGTCGAGCATCTGGATGTTCGCCCCGCGGTGGTGGAGCATCCCGGGGTTGACGTCCAGCGTCGTGAACTCGTAGGAGCCGGTCTCGCTCTCGGCGTTGGTCAGCGAGTTTAGCAGCGACGACTTGCCGACGCTCGGGAACCCGACCAGCGCCACGGTGGCGTCGCCGTGTTTCTCGACGGAGTAGCCGCCACCGCCGCCCGAACCGGATTGCTGATTCTCCAGTTTCTCCTTTTTCTCCGCGAGCTTCGACTTGAGCCGGCCGATGTGGGCCTCCGTCGACTTGTTGTAGGGCGTGTTGGCGATTTCTTCCTCGATTTCCTCGATCTCCTCCTCGAGCCCCATTTGTCAGTATCCAACCGCCCGCGCCGAAAAACACTTTCCATGCCGCCCGGTCGACCCGAACGGGCGGCGGCCGCACGGCGACCGACACCGGTCTCGAGAGCAGCGGCCAGTTCGGATTCTCTCTCGTCTTCAAACCAGCAATCGACGACTGCTCGAGATCGGGAGAAACGCCTCGAGAATCCCCGAACCCGACTCATTACCGATACAAACGGACTTCGACACACATAAACGCCGAGCCGGATAACGTCAATCCGTACGATGCCCGATCCGGCGCGACTGCGCGACAGTACCCAGATCGTCCTTCCGCGGGAAATCCTCGAGATCGAGGACCTCGAGTCGCAACTCGAGGAGCAGTTCACGGTCACGATCTTCGACGAGGGGGAAGGGTACTGTCGGATCATCGGCAGTCCCGTCGAGATCAAGGCGGCGAGTGATTTTCTCGTGCGGCAGGGCGTCAGCGTCTCCTGACGGCACTCACTCCGTTTTAGACATCTCAGGCCGCGAGCCACGGCACCGGGATTTGGGCGAGCGAGGTCACGTCTCACCCACTCCATCAGTCCATCGACTGCGGTCACCGTCGAATGATGGTATTCTGCCGACGAAATCGAGTTTGAATATTTATAAGTGGGGCCTGAGAACGGAGAGAGCACATGCCTACGGATACGAATTCGGGACTGCTACCGGGGCGGCGCTCGGTGCGAGCGCTCGGCCTCGCGGTGCTTGTGGTGCTTTCGATGCTCGCGACGAGCGGGCTGGCCGGCGCGACTCAAGCTCAGACCGGTACGGATACCGATGACACGCTCGAGAGCGCGGACGAACTGTACCTGAACGACGACGGGAGCGGCGTCCTCGTCTATTCGGACGATGAGAACGAGGTCAAAGAGTACCAGATCGGCGCCGACGTCACCGAGGGACTGGCACACGTCCTTATCGCCGACGACGTCGAAGACGACGAACTGGAGAACGCCGAAGGGAACCTGAGCGCCACACTCGAGGACGATATGTTCTCGGCCAACGGCGCGCTCACGATGGAACAGCCGCCGGAGGTTGAGGACCTCAACGTCCAGATTACCGGCGAGCAGAGTGCCGAGACCAGCGAGTTCGACGCGGACGTCTACGCGCTGCTCGGCAGCGGCGAGTCGGGCGATATTCAGCAGCTTTCGTCGACCCAGCAGGCCTCGCTGTTCGAGTCCGCGGAGACCTCCGGATCGATCGAGACGACCGCGAACACGTTCCGAACGACCGGTGACGTAAGCGTCGACTTCGGCGCCAGTTCGATGGCGACGGGCGACTCGCCCGAGGAGACGTTCGCGTTCGACCTGACCGAAACCGAGACCGGCTACGAAGTCGCGGTCAGCGAGCGCGGGACCGAGCAGGCGTTCCTGACGGATCCCGCCGAACAGTGGGGAACCGAAGCCGACGCGAAAGCGACCCTCGAGGAGCAGTACAGCGCGCTCGCGGACGATCTCGGCGGCGACGTGACGGTCGAGATCGACCACCACAGTTTCGAAGAGCAGAGCGCGGACACCTACTGGAAGGAACTCGACTACACGATCACC is drawn from Halopiger aswanensis and contains these coding sequences:
- a CDS encoding OBG GTPase family GTP-binding protein, whose amino-acid sequence is MGLEEEIEEIEEEIANTPYNKSTEAHIGRLKSKLAEKKEKLENQQSGSGGGGGYSVEKHGDATVALVGFPSVGKSSLLNSLTNAESETGSYEFTTLDVNPGMLHHRGANIQMLDVPGLIEGAATGKGDGQQVLAVVRNADLIIFVLSVFEIDQYDRLQEELYDINIRVDQEPPRVTVRPKIKDGIKITSSTDQDLDEETIKHVLREHGYVNADVNLQENVTIDRLVDGLMENREYIPSITCVNKVDLIEPDYKETVDEQLRERDLDPEEVTFISAEKEKGLEALKDRIWENLGLIRVYMDKPGRGVDWEEPLVIEEGSTVGEAIQKLGGEMEERFRFARVTGPSATHDEQQVGKDHVLEDEDVLKLILRR
- a CDS encoding VNG_1110C family protein, which gives rise to MPDPARLRDSTQIVLPREILEIEDLESQLEEQFTVTIFDEGEGYCRIIGSPVEIKAASDFLVRQGVSVS